A DNA window from Candidatus Vicinibacter affinis contains the following coding sequences:
- a CDS encoding 2-oxoacid:ferredoxin oxidoreductase subunit beta — protein sequence MTYAKPNFRHPDLPLNEIGYARKEYEGAISTLCAGCGHDSISGAIIQACYESAIEPHRLAKLSGIGCSSKTPTYFLGNSHGFNSVHGRMPSVATGAVMANKDLIYLGVSGDGDSASIGMGQFVHAIRRNLNILYIVMNNGCYGLTKGQDSATADAGSVNKSGAENQFQSIDLVGLGLELGATFVARSFSGDKSQLVPLIKAGLKHPGFALIDVISPCVTFNNNAGSTKSYDYTREHMEATASIDLVPERSEITHAQPDGSVQYIQLHDESFIGLNKLDKSWDPTDKLSAYKKIYEAKLNHEILTGLIFIDQTSKDLHTLLNTSDRPLNQLTKEDLCPGNGVLAKVNSMYR from the coding sequence ATGACATACGCAAAACCAAATTTCAGACATCCGGATCTTCCTTTAAATGAGATCGGATATGCTAGAAAAGAGTATGAAGGTGCAATATCAACACTTTGTGCAGGTTGTGGCCATGATTCTATTTCCGGTGCAATTATTCAGGCTTGTTATGAGTCTGCAATAGAACCTCATAGATTGGCAAAATTATCCGGGATAGGATGTTCATCAAAAACACCCACCTACTTTTTAGGCAATTCTCACGGTTTCAATTCAGTACATGGCAGAATGCCTTCTGTTGCCACTGGAGCTGTCATGGCTAATAAAGATCTCATTTATCTCGGAGTGTCGGGCGATGGGGATTCAGCATCCATCGGAATGGGTCAATTTGTACACGCGATAAGAAGAAATTTAAATATCCTTTACATTGTCATGAACAATGGCTGCTACGGATTAACCAAAGGTCAGGATTCAGCTACCGCAGATGCAGGGTCAGTGAATAAATCCGGTGCTGAAAATCAATTTCAATCCATTGACCTTGTTGGACTCGGGCTGGAATTAGGCGCTACTTTTGTGGCACGCAGTTTTTCCGGGGACAAAAGTCAGTTGGTTCCTTTGATAAAAGCCGGACTGAAACATCCGGGATTTGCTTTGATTGATGTGATCTCACCATGCGTTACTTTTAACAACAATGCCGGAAGTACTAAATCTTATGATTATACCCGTGAACATATGGAAGCCACTGCTTCCATCGATTTAGTTCCGGAGCGAAGTGAAATTACGCATGCCCAGCCAGACGGAAGTGTACAATATATCCAGCTGCATGATGAAAGTTTTATAGGATTAAACAAACTGGACAAAAGTTGGGATCCAACTGATAAATTATCCGCCTATAAAAAGATTTACGAGGCCAAACTGAATCATGAAATATTGACCGGCTTGATTTTTATTGATCAGACCAGTAAAGATCTTCATACCTTATTGAATACTTCCGACCGACCTTTAAATCAGTTGACTAAAGAAGACTTGTGTCCGGGAAACGGTGTTCTGGCTAAAGTAAATTCTATGTACCGATAA
- a CDS encoding 2-oxoacid:acceptor oxidoreductase subunit alpha, giving the protein MNAPKVNDLVVRFANVNGTGSASSNNMFAKAIFRMGIPVTPKNIFPSNIQGLPTWYEVRVSEHGYLGRREGIDIMVAVNAQSMEQDVANVREGGYLIYDSTKALREQFIREDIHYIGIPMMKLCVEHFNDPRQHLLMKNVVYVGALAALLDMDLAVIENLIRDQFAKKEKLIPGNLQALHLGVDYAREHFNCPLPLRLESRDLNKDKILVDGNNACGLAAMYAGATVGSWYPITPSTSVMNAFEKWCNKYRIEEGTGKKKFAIIQAEDELAAIGMVLGANWNGSRAFTATSGPGVSLMSEFLGLSYFAEIPAVLVDVQRSGPSTGMPTRTQQSDLLSSAYASHGDTKHILLFPSTPTECFDMTVMSFDMAERFQTTVILMTDLDLGMNDHLCDPFHWDDHKAYDRGKVLNADELEQIKTFGRYLDVDNDGIPYRTIPGTHPTKGSFFTRGSSRDEYARYTEDGDVYARNMTRLLKKWETIKQEVPAPEIVRNDPANKSAILFFGTSSYSAIETLDLLQSDGINMNAVRVKSFPFHQDLIDFIEKHENVFVIEQNRDAQMRSMLIMEGDIHPKKLKKVLQFNGMPITAKFIYGKIKEQMVN; this is encoded by the coding sequence ATGAACGCACCAAAAGTGAATGATCTGGTGGTCCGTTTTGCCAATGTAAATGGAACTGGTTCGGCCAGCTCAAATAATATGTTTGCCAAAGCCATCTTCAGGATGGGCATACCGGTGACACCAAAAAATATATTCCCATCCAACATTCAGGGATTACCGACCTGGTATGAAGTGAGGGTGAGCGAACATGGATACCTGGGTCGAAGAGAAGGTATCGACATCATGGTTGCCGTGAATGCTCAAAGCATGGAACAGGATGTTGCCAATGTTAGGGAAGGAGGTTACCTGATTTATGATTCTACCAAGGCGCTCAGGGAACAGTTTATACGTGAGGACATCCATTACATCGGGATCCCGATGATGAAATTGTGTGTTGAACACTTTAATGACCCCAGGCAACATCTACTGATGAAAAATGTGGTCTATGTGGGTGCACTGGCTGCTCTGTTGGACATGGACCTAGCCGTGATTGAAAACCTGATCAGAGATCAATTTGCTAAAAAAGAAAAACTGATTCCCGGAAATCTACAAGCTCTTCATCTTGGAGTAGATTATGCACGGGAACATTTTAATTGTCCACTTCCCCTTCGATTGGAATCCAGAGATCTGAATAAAGATAAAATCCTTGTTGACGGAAATAATGCTTGTGGACTTGCTGCAATGTATGCAGGTGCGACAGTAGGTTCCTGGTATCCCATTACACCCTCTACCAGTGTAATGAATGCATTTGAGAAATGGTGCAATAAATATCGGATTGAAGAAGGTACAGGCAAGAAAAAATTTGCCATCATTCAGGCTGAAGATGAACTAGCTGCAATAGGCATGGTCCTTGGTGCCAACTGGAATGGTTCAAGAGCTTTCACAGCAACCAGTGGTCCGGGCGTTTCATTAATGTCTGAATTTCTTGGATTGTCCTACTTCGCCGAAATTCCTGCGGTGCTGGTCGATGTACAACGTTCAGGACCTTCCACCGGTATGCCTACCCGAACCCAACAATCGGATTTGCTTTCTTCAGCCTATGCATCTCATGGTGATACAAAGCACATTCTTTTATTTCCTTCTACTCCTACAGAATGCTTTGACATGACCGTAATGAGTTTTGACATGGCAGAGCGCTTCCAGACAACGGTCATCCTCATGACAGACCTTGATCTTGGAATGAACGACCATCTATGTGATCCTTTCCATTGGGACGACCATAAAGCTTATGATCGGGGCAAAGTATTAAATGCAGATGAACTGGAACAAATCAAAACATTCGGCCGATACCTGGATGTAGACAACGATGGAATTCCGTATAGAACCATTCCCGGCACACATCCTACCAAAGGTTCATTCTTTACAAGAGGTTCCTCTAGGGATGAGTATGCACGATACACCGAAGATGGAGACGTCTATGCAAGAAATATGACCCGACTCCTTAAAAAATGGGAGACCATCAAGCAAGAAGTTCCTGCTCCGGAGATTGTAAGAAATGATCCTGCCAATAAATCAGCCATTTTGTTTTTTGGAACTTCTTCTTATTCAGCCATCGAAACATTGGATCTATTACAGAGTGATGGGATTAACATGAACGCCGTACGTGTCAAGTCATTTCCTTTCCATCAGGATTTAATAGATTTTATAGAAAAACATGAGAACGTTTTCGTGATTGAACAAAACCGGGATGCACAAATGCGCTCCATGCTCATCATGGAAGGCGATATCCATCCAAAGAAATTAAAAAAAGTACTTCAGTTTAACGGAATGCCGATTACTGCCAAGTTTATTTATGGAAAAATAAAAGAACAAATGGTTAATTAG
- a CDS encoding Crp/Fnr family transcriptional regulator → MNLYEFFCLFHPITPDEFQIMEDQFVHIHSKKGTFLTRSGEIQKNLYFVQSGYQMSYFETEEKSTVMAFTYSPGLCAIPDSFFNQTPARYDLCCLTDSEFSVISRDKLEKIFDRSQNIERLFRKMTEQILCGLIERHLERNTLNMEERFLKFCKRSPHLLNVIPHKYLASYLGIDPTNFSKLFNSVKI, encoded by the coding sequence ATGAATCTCTATGAATTTTTTTGTCTTTTTCATCCAATAACTCCGGATGAATTCCAAATCATGGAAGACCAATTTGTTCACATTCATTCCAAAAAAGGAACTTTTCTCACACGGAGTGGAGAAATTCAAAAGAATCTCTATTTCGTGCAATCCGGATATCAGATGTCTTATTTTGAGACTGAAGAAAAATCTACCGTCATGGCTTTTACCTATTCTCCCGGGCTTTGTGCCATACCGGATTCATTTTTCAATCAGACCCCTGCGCGCTATGACTTATGTTGTCTGACGGACAGTGAGTTTAGTGTGATCAGTCGAGATAAACTTGAAAAAATTTTTGATCGTTCGCAAAACATTGAGCGATTGTTCAGAAAAATGACTGAACAAATACTTTGCGGATTAATTGAGCGTCACCTGGAGCGCAATACTTTAAATATGGAGGAACGATTTCTGAAATTTTGTAAGAGAAGTCCTCACTTGCTGAATGTCATCCCGCATAAATATTTAGCATCCTATTTAGGTATTGACCCCACCAACTTCAGCAAATTATTCAACAGTGTCAAGATCTAA
- a CDS encoding NifU family protein: MENTTAKPAIMLYTEQTPNPESLKFVSNRILYKGIAEFKDREVAKEWSPMADALYTLEYVKAVYISNNFVTITKNPDFDWHEIMVSTKEFIKKIIESETELVKAGFAEFQQAAHDAGDTQDYSAEDQDIVKKIKEIIEHYVKPAVEMDGGNIEFKSYNAGVVTVMMQGSCSGCPSSTVTLKSGIEGLMKRMLPMVKEVVAEAH; this comes from the coding sequence ATGGAAAATACCACCGCAAAACCGGCGATCATGCTCTATACTGAGCAGACTCCCAATCCTGAATCATTAAAATTTGTAAGCAACCGTATACTTTATAAGGGAATTGCCGAATTCAAGGACAGAGAAGTAGCCAAAGAATGGTCTCCCATGGCGGATGCCTTGTACACATTAGAATATGTGAAGGCGGTATACATTTCCAATAATTTTGTAACCATTACCAAGAACCCTGATTTCGATTGGCATGAGATCATGGTCTCCACCAAGGAGTTTATAAAGAAAATCATCGAATCAGAAACAGAACTTGTTAAGGCCGGATTTGCAGAATTTCAGCAGGCGGCACACGATGCAGGCGACACGCAAGATTACAGTGCAGAAGATCAGGACATCGTTAAAAAAATTAAAGAGATTATTGAACATTATGTAAAGCCTGCAGTGGAAATGGACGGTGGAAATATTGAGTTCAAATCCTACAACGCCGGAGTGGTAACGGTGATGATGCAGGGGTCTTGCAGTGGATGTCCTTCTTCAACAGTCACCTTAAAATCAGGAATCGAAGGTCTGATGAAGCGCATGCTTCCGATGGTAAAGGAAGTAGTGGCAGAAGCTCATTAA
- a CDS encoding FAD-dependent oxidoreductase, with protein sequence MNPTNIHDPEYFHKVVDCQYACPAHTPVPEYIRLIAAGRYTDAYMINWVSNVFPGVLGRTCDRPCEPACRRGRIEEEPVAICRLKRVAADFKDDVTSLIPGPTAPNGKKIALIGGGPASLTVARDLAPLGYEIHLYDEQPAGGGFMRSQIPSFRLPEEVLNEEVNYILNMGIHTQFNTYVSSLKEVLRDDYDAVFVGTGAPRGKDLPDLPGRQEAAENIHIGIDWLASVAFEHTKKIGKKVLVIGGGNTAMDCCRTSRRLGGDDVRVVVRSPFGEMKASPWEIEDAQHEDIPFYNLHSPKAFVVENGKLKGMEFEVVEAKYENGKRQLVNTGEIVFMEADDVLLAIGQENSFPWIERDLGIAFDKWGLPVVDTLTFQSTLTKVFFGGDAAFGPKNVITAVAHGHQAAISIDLYCEQKSLTERPSPMTNLIRQKMGIHEWSYDNQTADDLRFKVPHADKTKALKDRLMEVELGFDVQLAFKEAQRCLNCDVQTIFTESKCIECDACVDICPTACISFVENGEESDLRTRLSAPSLDTSQDLYVSNVLPTMRVMVKDEDVCLHCGLCAERCPTSAWDMQKYLYHAPKACQL encoded by the coding sequence TTGAATCCTACCAATATTCATGATCCGGAGTATTTCCACAAAGTAGTGGATTGCCAATATGCCTGTCCTGCTCATACGCCGGTACCCGAATACATCCGACTCATCGCCGCAGGCCGATATACCGATGCTTATATGATCAATTGGGTGTCCAATGTTTTTCCCGGTGTCTTGGGTAGAACATGCGACCGCCCATGTGAGCCTGCCTGCCGTCGGGGACGAATCGAAGAAGAGCCGGTAGCCATCTGCAGGCTTAAAAGAGTTGCGGCTGACTTCAAGGATGACGTAACCAGCCTGATTCCCGGACCAACGGCTCCCAATGGTAAAAAAATAGCTCTGATCGGAGGTGGTCCGGCATCTTTGACCGTAGCCAGAGATCTTGCACCTCTTGGTTATGAGATTCATCTGTACGATGAACAACCGGCAGGTGGTGGATTTATGAGAAGCCAAATTCCGTCTTTCAGACTTCCTGAGGAGGTCCTCAACGAAGAAGTGAATTACATTCTCAACATGGGCATTCACACCCAGTTTAATACCTACGTTTCCAGTTTGAAGGAAGTGCTGAGGGATGATTATGATGCAGTTTTTGTAGGGACCGGAGCACCGCGTGGAAAAGATTTACCGGATTTGCCGGGGCGTCAGGAGGCAGCCGAAAATATTCACATAGGCATTGATTGGCTCGCCAGCGTAGCTTTTGAGCACACCAAAAAGATCGGGAAAAAAGTGCTCGTTATAGGAGGAGGCAATACCGCCATGGATTGTTGCAGAACATCCAGAAGACTGGGCGGAGACGATGTTCGTGTAGTAGTCCGAAGCCCATTTGGTGAAATGAAAGCTTCCCCCTGGGAGATAGAGGATGCACAGCATGAAGACATTCCATTTTACAATTTACATTCCCCTAAAGCTTTTGTAGTGGAGAATGGAAAATTAAAAGGGATGGAGTTTGAAGTGGTGGAAGCTAAATACGAAAACGGAAAAAGACAATTGGTCAATACCGGAGAAATAGTGTTTATGGAGGCAGACGATGTGCTTTTAGCCATCGGACAGGAAAATAGTTTTCCATGGATCGAAAGAGATTTGGGAATAGCCTTTGATAAATGGGGTCTTCCCGTTGTTGATACCCTTACTTTTCAATCAACCCTGACAAAAGTCTTCTTTGGAGGGGATGCAGCTTTCGGACCAAAGAATGTAATTACCGCAGTGGCGCATGGACATCAGGCAGCCATCTCTATTGACTTGTATTGCGAACAAAAATCGCTTACAGAAAGACCCTCTCCCATGACCAATCTCATCAGACAAAAGATGGGTATTCATGAATGGTCCTATGACAATCAGACGGCTGACGATTTGAGATTCAAAGTTCCGCATGCCGATAAAACGAAAGCACTGAAGGATCGATTGATGGAAGTCGAATTGGGATTTGATGTGCAATTGGCCTTCAAGGAAGCACAGAGATGCCTTAATTGCGATGTTCAGACCATTTTTACCGAAAGTAAATGCATCGAGTGTGATGCATGTGTAGATATATGCCCAACTGCTTGCATCAGTTTCGTCGAAAATGGTGAAGAATCAGATCTCAGGACAAGACTGAGCGCTCCGTCATTGGATACCAGCCAGGATCTATATGTGTCCAATGTTCTGCCTACTATGAGGGTCATGGTTAAAGATGAAGATGTTTGCTTACACTGTGGACTGTGCGCAGAGCGTTGTCCTACTTCCGCATGGGATATGCAGAAATATTTATATCACGCGCCTAAAGCTTGTCAACTATGA
- the mfd gene encoding transcription-repair coupling factor — MRPVAENTSLESLFLNDPTAQKLYKHIKEEGRKKFWIQGLSGSRDSFLLFSSLRQFKCTHLVIANDKEEAAYLQNDLEQFCKEKELSFFPDSFKRPVSFEDLDPFQVQQRIEAVAKIKPDHAHLIISYPEALFEKILAPARFESSRVDFIQGELLDVDEVIDKLVKYGFVRADFVFEPGQFSIRGGIIDIFSYASDHPYRIELNDIEIESIRSFDTQTQMSIQKLGRFSIIPNLNTEFENAEKKSLLEILPESSIIWIKDEQALIDKLQTCFESAEKFGEKMIHYEEERTVNMIRDRAFVFPGEIARELTNFPLVYFDTKPSEVRDLVEMRLNTKPQPSINKNFNILIEIIKDFNDQNIIPYICTSNVQQIERFYRIFEDLKAEIQFQPALISIREGFIDEDLKLACFTDHQIFSRFHGFKLKQGFSAEQAVSLKVLRELQPGDYVSHLDHGIGRFAGLEKINVNGQMQEAVRLIYRNHDILYVSIHSLHKISKYVGQEGTEPMLHKLGSDQWKILKQKTKAKVKEIAKELIKLYAARKASKGFAFSPDNYLQTELEASFIYEDTPDQSKATQDVKNDMEKAYPMDRLICGDVGFGKTEVAIRAAFKCIQDGKQVAILVPTTILALQHYRTISERLKEFPVDVDYVSRFRSAKEKTAILKKLKEGSLDLIIGTHSLLNKKTEFRDLGLLIIDEEQKFGVASKEKLRQFKVNVDTLTLTATPIPRTLQFSLMAARDLSVINTPPPNRQPIHTERRVFNDELIEDAILNEIYRGGQVFFVHNRVKNLAEVGDLIRKLCPDVEVAIAHGQMEAEKLEKVLVDFIEHKFDVLVCTNIIETGLDIPNANTIIINNAQNFGLSDLHQLRGRVGRSNRKAYCYLFAPPSSALTTEAKKRLKTLEEFSDLGSGFNISMRDLDIRGAGNLLGGEQSGFISDIGYETYQRILEEAIFELKEGEYKSLFEEEGKPKKTYVRDTSIDSDIEMFIPDSYVTNVQERLNLYQQLDKLEKEEDIEKFSVALKDRFGPIPSFVEELFEGLRTRWIAKEMGFERVILKKKKLQAYFISNPQSSYFESPYFKSLLKIISTDHSSDPFTLKQSNQLLILIKENVKSLRQAKTLLVKLHDQIKQYEE, encoded by the coding sequence TTGCGACCTGTGGCAGAAAATACATCTTTGGAATCCCTCTTCCTGAATGATCCCACTGCTCAAAAGCTTTATAAGCATATTAAAGAAGAGGGACGTAAAAAATTTTGGATTCAGGGCCTTTCAGGTTCAAGGGACAGCTTTTTGCTTTTTTCAAGCCTACGACAGTTTAAATGCACTCATTTAGTCATTGCCAATGACAAAGAAGAAGCTGCCTATCTTCAGAATGACCTTGAACAATTTTGCAAGGAAAAAGAGCTTAGCTTCTTTCCGGATTCATTTAAAAGACCTGTGAGCTTTGAAGATCTGGATCCCTTTCAGGTTCAGCAAAGAATTGAGGCAGTTGCAAAAATTAAACCTGACCACGCACACCTAATCATCAGTTATCCTGAGGCCTTGTTTGAAAAAATATTAGCCCCCGCTCGTTTTGAATCTTCCAGAGTAGATTTTATTCAGGGTGAACTTTTGGATGTTGATGAGGTCATAGATAAGTTAGTAAAGTACGGATTTGTGCGGGCAGATTTTGTTTTTGAACCCGGCCAGTTTTCGATTCGAGGAGGCATAATTGATATCTTTTCGTATGCCAGTGATCATCCTTACCGCATAGAACTCAACGACATAGAGATCGAAAGCATTCGAAGTTTTGATACCCAGACGCAGATGTCCATCCAAAAACTTGGTCGCTTCAGCATCATTCCAAATCTCAATACTGAATTTGAAAATGCGGAGAAGAAAAGTTTGCTGGAAATTCTCCCGGAGTCTTCCATTATTTGGATCAAAGATGAGCAGGCACTGATTGACAAACTCCAAACTTGTTTTGAATCAGCTGAAAAATTTGGAGAAAAAATGATTCACTACGAAGAAGAAAGAACGGTCAATATGATCAGAGATCGTGCTTTTGTTTTTCCGGGTGAAATTGCCAGAGAATTGACCAACTTCCCTTTGGTTTATTTCGATACCAAACCTTCAGAGGTCAGGGATTTGGTGGAGATGCGGTTAAACACAAAACCCCAACCGAGCATCAATAAAAATTTTAACATTCTCATCGAGATCATAAAAGATTTTAATGATCAAAATATCATTCCTTATATCTGCACTTCCAATGTCCAGCAGATCGAAAGATTTTACCGCATTTTTGAAGACCTGAAAGCAGAAATACAGTTTCAGCCGGCACTCATTTCCATTCGGGAAGGTTTTATTGATGAAGACTTGAAGCTGGCATGTTTTACAGATCATCAGATTTTTTCGAGGTTCCATGGATTCAAATTAAAACAAGGATTTTCTGCAGAACAGGCGGTGTCCCTGAAAGTATTGCGTGAATTACAACCGGGTGATTATGTTTCCCATTTAGACCATGGAATAGGAAGATTTGCCGGACTGGAAAAAATCAATGTGAATGGTCAAATGCAAGAGGCTGTAAGATTGATCTATCGCAATCATGACATCCTCTACGTCAGCATACATTCCCTTCATAAGATCAGTAAATACGTTGGCCAGGAAGGCACTGAACCCATGTTGCACAAATTGGGTTCTGATCAATGGAAAATCCTCAAACAAAAGACCAAGGCGAAGGTCAAAGAAATTGCCAAAGAACTTATCAAGTTATATGCCGCACGAAAGGCATCCAAGGGATTTGCATTTTCGCCGGATAATTATTTGCAAACAGAGTTAGAGGCTTCATTTATTTATGAAGACACCCCTGACCAAAGCAAAGCAACTCAGGATGTCAAAAATGACATGGAAAAGGCCTACCCTATGGATAGGTTAATCTGTGGTGACGTAGGATTTGGAAAAACGGAAGTAGCCATACGGGCAGCATTTAAGTGCATCCAGGATGGGAAACAAGTTGCCATTTTAGTTCCCACGACCATACTTGCTTTACAGCATTACCGAACGATCAGTGAACGATTAAAAGAATTCCCGGTAGACGTTGATTACGTTTCTCGTTTTCGCAGTGCTAAAGAAAAAACTGCCATTCTAAAAAAATTAAAAGAAGGAAGTCTCGATTTAATCATTGGCACTCATAGTTTGTTGAATAAAAAAACTGAGTTTAGAGATTTGGGATTGCTCATCATTGATGAGGAGCAAAAATTTGGTGTTGCCTCCAAAGAAAAACTGCGACAATTTAAAGTCAATGTAGACACGCTTACCCTAACCGCTACGCCCATTCCAAGGACCTTACAGTTCTCTCTCATGGCCGCCCGGGATCTAAGTGTCATCAATACACCACCTCCCAACAGACAGCCTATCCACACTGAACGCAGGGTTTTCAATGACGAATTGATTGAGGATGCAATACTGAATGAAATCTATCGGGGCGGACAGGTTTTCTTTGTACACAACAGGGTTAAGAATCTTGCGGAAGTAGGAGACCTAATCAGAAAATTGTGTCCGGATGTAGAAGTAGCCATTGCACATGGACAAATGGAAGCAGAAAAATTAGAAAAAGTGCTGGTAGATTTTATTGAACATAAATTTGATGTGTTGGTCTGTACCAACATTATAGAAACCGGTCTGGACATTCCAAATGCCAACACCATTATCATCAACAATGCTCAAAATTTTGGACTCAGTGATTTGCATCAATTGCGTGGACGAGTCGGCAGATCGAATAGAAAAGCTTACTGCTATTTGTTTGCTCCACCTTCCTCTGCACTCACTACGGAGGCAAAAAAAAGATTAAAAACACTGGAGGAATTTTCAGATCTCGGAAGTGGATTCAACATCTCAATGAGGGATCTCGATATCCGTGGCGCCGGGAACCTTTTGGGTGGCGAACAAAGTGGATTCATCAGTGACATAGGATATGAAACCTATCAACGAATTCTTGAAGAAGCAATTTTTGAATTAAAAGAAGGAGAGTACAAATCTTTGTTTGAAGAAGAAGGCAAACCAAAGAAAACATATGTCAGAGATACCAGTATAGATTCCGATATTGAGATGTTTATTCCAGATTCTTATGTGACCAATGTCCAGGAAAGACTTAATCTATACCAGCAACTTGACAAACTTGAAAAAGAAGAGGATATAGAAAAATTTTCAGTTGCTTTAAAAGATCGTTTTGGGCCTATTCCTTCGTTTGTGGAGGAACTTTTTGAAGGCTTGCGTACCCGCTGGATTGCCAAAGAAATGGGATTTGAAAGGGTTATTCTAAAGAAGAAAAAACTACAGGCTTATTTTATATCCAACCCACAATCAAGTTATTTTGAATCTCCTTATTTCAAAAGTTTACTGAAGATCATCAGCACCGATCATTCTTCAGACCCTTTCACTTTAAAACAATCCAATCAATTGCTGATCCTGATAAAGGAAAACGTAAAATCTCTACGACAAGCAAAGACGCTTTTGGTCAAATTGCATGACCAGATCAAGCAATATGAAGAGTAA